A stretch of DNA from Lysinibacillus sp. B2A1:
TGCATATCTTCGTGCAAATCAAAAATGCTAATCCTATCTGAATCAACCATATCAGGCTTATCCTTACTTGCTAAATTCATAAACATCTTTTTTTCATGTGGTAAATTGTCTTTATCCATTATTCACACTCCTTTACACTAATGTGTGTAATGGCGAGTATATTATGTGTTTTTCATTTTTACACTTTTATCAACGCGGTGATATTCAGAAATTTGAATAACTCTGACATGCTTTGTATGCAGTTCATGATATATTCCTCTACTATCTGTAAAGGATATATATTGATCTCGTTCGCTTCGTACCAATGCCTCTGCCTTTTCCTGAGACTCAATATGAATAAATCTCCTGACATAATGCATTTCATCAAAGAAATACGTTATTTTAAACTCTTTCATTTAGGCTATAGCTCCTTGATTACTGGATTTACTGCTTATCATATCCCATTATGTATTACTTTATCGGATTTTTTCATACCTTTAGCATATCTTATAGTAAAACAATAGGAGGTGATGTCATTGATCCATACAGTGAAAGCAGGAGAAACATTGCCTCAAATAGCACGAGATTATCGCACACCACTTTCATCTATCATTGTTGCTAATCCAGGTATCAATCCAAATTCACTTTATATCGGGCAGCAACTAATGATCCCTGGTTTCCCTAATCCCAATACAATTCCTTATAAAATTGAAATTTCCACAGATAATCGCTGGCTTCGATTATATAAAAATGATGTTCTGCAAAAACAGTATCCCATTGCAGTTGGTAGAATGCTACATAATACGCCGATTGGTAATTTTATTATCATCAATAAGGCCCCAAACCCTGGTGGTCCCTTCGGCACAATGTGGATGAGTCTCTCTAAGGAGCATTACGGCATTCATGGAACCAATGATCCCAGCTCTATCGGACATGCCGTATCACATGGCTGTATTCGTATGCATAATCAGGATGTTGAGGAGCTAGCGAGCATTATTCCAATTGGCACGAGTGTAGTTATACATCCTTAGAAAATTAAAAGGCTATCTCCTCTTCGTAGTCAGATAGCCTCCTTATTAGTTATTCTACCTCTCTAGATTGAGCTAGCTTCGATAAATAATATTGCTCTTCTCTCAGCATATGGTCCGCCATAAGTGCTGTAAACGTTCCTAATACTTCTGCACTTAATTCCATTTCCTCTAACTCACGTAAAAAAGTTTTAAATAAGGTCATTTCTAACTCTACTTCTTTATTAAAGCGATTTAATGCGGGGAATGTTTCTATATTTGAACGTAAATAACCTGTAAGCTCAACTGCTTTTAAATAAAATTGTTCGAAATGCTGGGTAAATTCATGGCTTTTTTGCTTCAATCTTTTTTCCACCCCATCCAAATCATCATTTATGATTCCTGCATGTCCTGATGCATCTAAAAGCCAGAGTAAATGATGATGCAGTTCATGAAAAATAGGGGGAACTTCTCCTTTCTTGAGATAGCTGAGTACAATTTGATATTCCTCTAATTCATTGACCATGTGATTAATAAAGGTTGGGGGTAGATGAATATTAATATTTCCTACTAATTGCTTTCTAAGGATATAAAATTTAAATTGCTTTAGTTGCTCTACTGTTTCATCAACAGTAACTGAAAAGGATATCGCATTATTAGCATCTATTGAATTCACATAAGCAAGTAGTTGTGTAAATTGTTGAATAAATGAACTCGCTTTTTTAATTTCCTCTGTTTCCGATGGATATAATGAATCATGAATGAATTGCGAATGATCTTTCAGTATCCTCAGCCAAAACCTATGCTCAAATACTGCATGCTGTAAGTAATTCGACAAGCAGCTACATCTCCTTTATTCTGTTCGTTGTTCTATTCTATTCTTTTTTAAAATCCAATATTAATAATCGGATAAAAGTTAGTCCCTCAAATTGAGTTTCGTATAGGATGAAACGCTTATAGCTATACTACATAATGCTGAAGCAACAAAAAGAATTGGGAGGGATTCGCTTGTCCATAAAAAACAATATATTATCTATTTTTGCTTTAGGTGGCATTAATGAGATTGGTAAAAATATGTATGTAGTACAATATGGAGACGATATACTGATCATTGACTGTGGTGCAAAGTTTCCAGATGAAAGCTTGCTGGGAATTGATTTAATCATCCCTGATATTACGTATTTACAGGAGAATAAAGAAAAAATTAAAGCATTAATTGTGACTCATGGACATGAGGATCATATAGGTGGAATTCCTTACTTTCTAAAAAAGGCAAATGTTCCTATTTATGCTACACGATTTACGCTTGGATTAATCGAATTAAAGCTAAAAGAGCATAAGCTTTTACGAGAAACTGATTTAATAGAAATCCACTCTGATTCATCATTAAACTTTGGACAAGTTGATGTTAGTTTCTTCCGAACAAATCACAGTATACCTGATTGTCTAGGAATCGTTTTCCATACTCCTGAAGGCAATGTAGTACACACTGGTGATTTTAAATTTGATTTAACACCTGTCAATAATCAGTTTGCAGATATTCATAAGATGGCTGAAATCGGCACAAATGGCGTATTGGCACTTATTTCTGAAAGTACTAATGCAGAAAGACCTGGGTTAACACCATCAGAAAGGCTTGTCGGTGATCATATTGAAGAAGCATTTTTACATGCCGAGCGAAAAATTATTATTTCAACATTTGCCTCAAATGTGAATCGTATTCAACAAATTGTCAATGCTACTATCGCTACGGATAGAAAGCTTGCATTGCTAGGCCGCAGTATGGTGAATGTGGTGGACGTAGCACTTGAGCGAGGCTATTTAAACATACCAGAGGATATGTTAATCGACGCACGGGAAGTAAAATATCTCTCTCCTGAGGAAGTAGTTGTGCTATGTACTGGTAGTCAAGGGGAGCCATTAGCAGCTCTATCACGACTAGCAAATGGTAATCATCGCGAGGTGAAAATCTTACCTGATGACACCGTTATTTTAGCTTCATCCCCTATCCCAGGAAATGAGAAGGGTGTTTCACGCATTGTCGATAATTTATTTCAGCTTGGTGCAAAGGTTATTTATGGCTCCTCCAGCCATACAGGCATGCATGTTTCAGGACATGGCTATCAGGAGGATTTAAAGCTAATGCTCACTTTAATGAAGCCAAAATTTTTCATTCCCATTCATGGGGAGTTCCGAATGTTACACCAGCATCGCTTACTTGCAGAATCTGTTGGTGTCAAAAGAGGACATACCTTTATTATGAAAAATGGGGATGTTGTTGATATTGAAAATACAATGGCTAGGCAAACTCGAAAAATTCCATCTGGAGACACGTATGTAGATGGCATAGGTATAGGTGAGGTAGAGGGCATTGTCCTACGTGATCGTAAACAGCTTTCAGAAGATGGTATGTTAGTCATCGTTTTAACACTTAGTAAGACTGATGGAACATTTATTTCAGAACCTGATACCATTTCACGAGGTTTTGTTTATGCGAAGAATTTTGAAGAGCTTTTGACAAAAGTAAATTTTCTTGTGAAAGAAACAGTTAATGAACTACAGGAAGAAAGCAGACAGCAAATTCATGTCTTAAAAAGAGAAATTAAACGCGCTGTTGGCCAATATCTTTTTACACAAACAAAAAGAAAACCAATGATACTACCTATTATTATTGATATATAAAAGTCGGTGCGAGGGTTCGCCTTCTCTCGCACCCACTCAATTACCTTACTGAATGCTTAATGTTTTAAAGAAATCTGTCCCCTGTATATCCTTGATTAATTCGCCCTTAAAAATTCTATATAACAAAAGATTGTAAAGATGCTGCCCCTGATTAAAACCATGATATACATTTTTTACGTGCCCTTCTATAGGCGAGGTAAGATGATGAAAATACTGTGGTAGTCCATCTATTTTTGTCAATAGAAATTCTTTATTTTTTATTATATGCTGCACTGTATTTAAAATTTGTACCATACCATACTGAACCTCTATTATTGGAACATTGAGGGAAATTTGATATAGATGGTACCATTCTTTATTTGCTTGATACCAGTTTAGAAAATGGTATAAATAATCGCTTAAAATAATCCTTTCATCTGGAATAATCGCTACGAGATCATGGGCAATCCATACCTCATCTTCACACTGATACACATGTTTATTGCTAGCATTTAAATTAGCCTTCGTAAGTATGATGGTTTTTGCGGGTACTGTTGTACACTTAAAATATTTTTCATATGTACAATTAATTTTTGGTATTTCATCCATTTTACCATCTAGTATTAGCTGCTTTAAGTATTTAGCAGAAATGAAGGGATACCCTCTTTTTGAGAAATATTTCTTCTTCGGTACTATTTCACCAGTCTCTATTATAGCTACCTCATCTAATCGATAACATTTAACCATGCTTGAATCCTCCAATCTAACATACATTGAAACTCATTTTTCACATACCACTTGCCTTAATAGAGTTTCCTTTTATCAATTGTACCATTTTAATGTAACTTTATCTCTATTATACCACTATAATAGTATATGCATTTTTAAGGTTTTTCACTAGCTTTTTACATAGAGGTGATTCATATGTCAGACTTTTTAAAGCTAGTAGGTGAACAACTCCGTATTATTAGAGTATCCAAAGGACTTAGTCAGGAAGAAGTAGCAGAAAGAACGGGAAAATTAGGTTTTAGCAAAGGTAGAGTTTCAAATATTGAACATGGGCAATCGAATATTACATTGAGTACTTTAGAAACACTAATGAAAGCGTTAGATATTGCCCCTGAGGAACTTTTTAATTTTCAAAAATTATCTGGCGTTACTGATATCGAAGAAAAGAACCTCATGCTTGATATACATCGTTCATTATTAAGGGAGCGTAATTTAAACGAGGTAAAATACGTAGTACGCATTACGAAGGATTTTTTAGATACGATTGATTCACAATCAAAGAAAAACAGCTCCAATGGTCAATAACATTGGGGCTGTTTTAACAATAAGGTTACAAATTCTTTTTTGAATTTTCTTGATACACTGTCTTAATGCGATTAATATCTACCTCATATTTATTTTCATACTTTCTAGCAATATTTTGTATTGGCTCCTTAGGTCCATAATAAATAGTATTAAAATCATCATTACTGTATTGCACAACAAAAATTTCATCAAATGCGTTAAATGTATTCTGATTTAAGGTAATAAAACCTGTGCTTTGTGCTGTCGTTTTTACACTAATTTTTTTTCCATTACTGATGACATCAAACCCATGTTGATTCGTCTGTTTAGAAAGACTGCCCTTCGTAACGATTGCACATAAAAATTCACCAATTCGTCCAATTAAATGACGTAATTCTGTAGGTTTACAGCCAAGGAGACTCATTTCATACTTTAGTATCTCGTTATAATCCTCATATAATTTAACGATTTGACTAGTACTAATAATATTTAATGACTCAGGTGTAGTATCAATGTTAATAGGTTTATCATATAGAACCTTTACACCGTTTCGCCACTCTCCAACAATTAGTTCACCATTCTGTTTTTGTGGCTTATGAAATATAAGGCCAGTATATGCAAAATTTTCTCCTATGTATTTGTATGTGCTTTTTGTAATGTATTGAAATAAATGCTTTTGGAAAAGGATTCCTTTGTTATACCGATTGTAACAATAGTCCGATAAAATAACACTTCCTGGATTTGTATTGAACTTTCGTTGTAACTCTTCTTTTACTTGTGCAGTTGTTACGATTTGATTCACTTTATCCGCCAATAATTCTTTAATTTGCTCATAGATGGTCATAGCCAAGATTGCCTCCTTTATTTCTAAATCCTCTTTATTTTATCAAAAGGCATACCCTTATTTTGTCCATATAAAAAAATCCATTTAGCTAAAGCCAAATGAATTTAATGTTGTAAAAAATATTATGTCAATGAAATAACGAAGCCTAAATAATAAAGGTTTATATCAAAATGGAATAGCAGCGGCTCATCGCACACCCATAGGAAAGCAAGCTATGACGAATACTATTAAATAGAAAAAGCCTTCTACCTAGCACAAATATAAGTCAATCATGGACATATTATTAATTCAGCAATCTCCAACCTCAAAACAAAGATTTCCTTATGTATTCGACAAAACAAACACCAAGGATTTACTTTTAGCCGAACGGAAATCTTCTTCAGCTTGCATTTTAAAGATTTTATTCCATACCAAACTTTTGACGATAGCCGCATTTTCTACAAAGCTCCTCGACCGCTTCTCTTCTTGAAAAACCATCTACAATATTATTTGCACGCTCTCCTTCTACAATTTCACCAAAGGATTTCTCATGCACATTTCCTAAATTAATGACACCCTCACCATCTAGACAACATGGCACAACAGTACCATCCACTAAAATAGCTGCTTGACTTCGAAGAGCATGGCAAAAACCTTTGCCTTCATCCTCAGGGGCAAGTAAGCTTGGCCACCTGAATTCATGATCCTGATTTAAATAAATATTAGGTGCAATTTTTACACCTTTACCAGGCTGCACTTTTTCTTCAATGCGATAGTCCAGACTATATTCGTTCTCAAGAATTTCCAGTGTTTCACGATTTCTGCGGGCAGCGACATCAGTGATATGATCCTTTTGTAAATTCCATAAACGATAGGAAATAATTGTATTGTATTCTCGCGCAGCACGAACGAAATCTAAGATATCTCCCAAGTATTTTTCACGATTTTCTGACCCCTCATGTCCATCAAAGCTATGTAAAGAGAAATTGATTTGACGTAAGGCTGGCTTTCCTAGTAGCTTTTCCCGATTCTTTTTAATCAGCGTACCATTTGTTGTAATATTCACTTTAAAACCTTTTGCATGTGCAGCATCAAGTAGCTGGTCAATACGTGGATGTAACAGAGGCTCACCCTTTACATGCAAATAAATATATTTTGTGTGCGGACGTATTTCATCCAGTATGTTATTAAATTGTTCTACTTTTATCAGGCCCTTTGCGCGGGCAGTTGGTGGACAAAAGCTACAGGCTAAATTACAGACACTTGTTATCTCTATATAAACCTTTTTAAATGTTCTCAAAGTTGATTCACCGTTCCAGTTCTTTAAATATTCAAATCCTATTTATTTTAACAAATTTATATGATAAAGAGCAGCTTTCAGTATTTTCTTATCCTTCGTTTTTTATTCATTGTATGGCTACATGTACAAGTAAGTTAGAAATACATTAATATTTTAATAATGATACTAAAATGAAGGGAGTGAAAACTATGTCTGATCATAAACGTAATAACGAAAATTCAAAGGATCCAGCCAAAAATCATATTACCATCAATTTTACTTTTAACATTGGTAATACAGATATTCACTTTGAACAAAGGGCTGAGGGTGGAGGGCAAATCAATAAGGATGTTGGTACTAATGCCAACCAAGGCGTTCAAAATGCAATTAATGGCAGTACTAGAAACGTAAACTCTCAATTCGCCGATGGAAATGGTCGAAGCGGTATTGCTGGGAACGATAATGATGAAGCTGGGGGACAACAAGGAATAAAAGTAAGAGATAGTCTAGTTATTGACAGCGATATCCATTCTTCCTCTAACCACAGTGAAAGTAACGAAGAGGAGATTGAATAAGTATATATGCTAAAAAATAAAAAGCTTCTATCTGAATGAATATTACATTCCAACAATGATAGAAGCTTTTTGTTTGAAAGAGCGTCAACCAGTGACTCTATTTCAGACATTTCGTTTATAATTTTTTGTACCATCATACGAGTATAGTACGGGTTTACCATCAACATTTGTTTCTAAATGAACAGGGCGCCCCCAGAGCTGATAAATATACGGCAGGACATTTTCTAAATAGTGTGGATCTAGCTCCATTCCCTCGTAGCCATGCACTAAATAAAGCTCCCCATTTCGAAGATAATCTCCATTTTTGACGACTATATAAGGGAATCCTCCATTTACACGCATAGAAACCAGCTGATCCCTTACCATCTCATGTTCCTTATCTGTAATACGATATTCATTACCCTTTTTTTGGAATAAATAGAGATCTTCTTGTTTCGCTAAATCCTTTGTTAAATAGTTGCGAATAAAGGATATGTCTGATTCTATCTCTCTTACCTCAAACATTTTTTCCCTACCTGAATTAGGTTGAACACCTAACTTTTTCATTTCTTCAGTTGGATGATTAAAACGATTTTCAATATCCTCAAATATTTTCACACCAAGATAATAAGGGTTTATAGACGTCTTTGAAGGCTGCACTACGCCCGCATTTAATTTTGCATATTCTATCGTTTCAGCTGTTGTTAGTTTAAGCTCCCGCATAATACGCTGATGCCAAAAGGAAGCCCAACCCTCATTCATAATTTTTGTTTCTAGCTGGGGCCAGAAATAAAGCATCTCTTCTCGCATCATCGTCAACACATCTCGCTGCCAATCCTCTAGCTCACGGCTATGCTCTTCTAAAAATAATAGTAGATCTTTTTCTGGCTTTGGTGGAAATTGCTTTATTCTTCGACGAATTGGACTCGATTGTTTTTCCTTATTATCTAAATTCCACAAATCATCATAAGGCGATTTTGTGGGGAGAATTTCCTCTTCAATTTCATTCTCTGTATCCCAGGATAGCTTTGGACGTAAAATGGATGGATCGATATGCTCCTGAATCGCTAAAACCGCATCCAAAAACTTTTCAACCTCATCCTTGCCAAAGTCTCTTTCATAGCCAGCAATCCGTTCAGCCGTGGCTGTCATGCTCTCCACCATATCTCTTCTAGTATTAGAGAAACGTACATTATTTTTAAAGAAATCACAATGCGCCAACACGTGGGCAATAATTAATTTATTTTGCGTTAAGGTATTTGTATCAAGCAAAAATGCATAGCATGGATTCGAATTAATTACTAGCTCATATATTTGACTTAGTCCTAAATCATATTGAAGCTTCATTTTGTGGAATTGTTTTCCAAAGCTCCAATGTGAAAATCGTGTAGGCATACCATATGCGCCGAAGGTATAGATTATATCTGCTGGACAAATTTCATAACGCATTGGAAAAAAATCTAAGCCAAAGCCTGAGGCAATTTCCGTAATTTCATCAATCGCTTGATGCAGCTCATTCATCTCCATTTTTTCTGCCCCCTCCTTTGAACATATATGCTTGAAACGTTTTTGTTTTATTCCTCATTTTTTTTGAAAAAACTCTTTAAAGCATCATACACATCGCCTTTCTTTTTCAAAATATGATACCTAAATTTTGGATCATCTATCTTTTTGTAGGTGTACATAAGTGTAGAAAAACGATTATGCTGATTCACTTCGCCATATCCAAACATACTCGAAACTTCCATTAACTCACCAACCAGTTTCAAGCACTTTTCATTATCCATTGAAATGTTCTCACCATCTGAAAAATGCACTGGATAAATGTTATAGCGAGAAGGATTATACTTTTCTCGAATTAGCTCCAACGCTTTTATATAGGCTGACGAACATATAGTGCCTCCACTTTCTCCCTTCGTGAAAAATTCTTCCTCCGTTACCACTTTTGCCTCTGTATGATGGGCAATAAATTCAATTTCCACTGTTTCATACTTAGAACGTAAAAATTTTGTCATCCAGAAGAAGAAGCTTCTTGCACAATATTTTTCAAAGGAACCCATCGATCCACTTGTATCCATCATTGCAAGAACAACAGCCTTGGATTCAGGCTTCTCAACCTCATCCCATGTTTTAAAACGTAAATCCTCATTATGAATTGGCGTTATTTCTGGTTTTCCCTGCATCGCATTGCGCTTAATTGCATTTAGAATCGTACGTTTTTTATCAACGTTCCCCATCAGACCTTTTTTCCGAATATCGTTAAATTCAATTTTTTCAGTTTTAATATCTGCTTTTTCTTTCTGTTGTAGATTAGGCAGCTCTAGCTCATTAAATAAGACATTTTGGACTTCTTCAATGCTTACTTCGGCCTCATAATAGTCTTGACCTGGCTTATCACCAGCTTCCTTTCCTTTACCAGCAGCTTGATTGCCTCTGCCTGGCTCGCGAGCAACTACATCCCCCACATTACTGTCTCCTTGTCCTTGCCCAACATGCTTGGAATTATCATAGTTATATCGAATTTTATATTCATCCAGTGAACGAATAGGAATTTTAATAACATCACGGCCATTGGACATGACAATACTTTCCTCACTAACTAAATCAGGTAAATTATTCTTGATCGCATCTTTTACTTTTTCCATATGACGTTGCTGGTCCTGGTGCCCTTTACGATGGAGGGACCAATTTTCCTGAGAGATGACATAGCGTTTGTTTTCGTGTTCAGTCATTTTTATCCTCACCCATCTGCTCAAATTCGCTTTTTCTATACTATGCTAGAAATCCTCTTTCTTGAACTTTTTTCGAGAAATCAATTATGTTCGTTTTGTTCAGTATGAAGATAAAAGGAGTGGCCCTTAAAATGGGACACTCCTATTCACTCCTATCAAACTAGTTTATCGATTTAACAGACTGCCTACATATTGCAATAATTCATTTGCAGATGCCGTATTATAGCCATGCTCATCGACTAATCTTGCAACAACCTCATTAATTTTCTTAAGCTGTGATTCATCTGGCATTTTTGAAGACGTTGTAATCTTCACGACATCCTTTAAGTCTGCAAATAATTTCTTCTGAATCGCCTCTCGTAATCTCTCATGAGAATTATAGTCAAATCGTTTACCTTTTCTTGCATAGGCAGAAATTCGAATAAGAATCTCTTCACGAAATGCCTTTTTAGCATTTTCCGAAATGCCAATTTGCTCCTCAATTGAGCGCATTAATTTTTCATCAGGATTCATTTCTTCCCCAGTTAGAGGATCTAAAATTTTATTTTTATTACAAAACGCCTCTACATTATCGAGGTAGTTGTTCATCAATGTTTTTGCCGATTCCTCATACGAATAGACAAAGGCCTTTTGTACTTCATTTTTAGCAATTTCATCGTACTCACGACGAGCAACTGCAATGTAATTCATGTATTTTTCGCGATCCTCTTGAGAAATGGATGCATGTTGATCCAATCCATCTTTCAGTGCCCGTAAGACATCTAATGCATTAATAGATGGTATCTCTTTG
This window harbors:
- a CDS encoding L,D-transpeptidase codes for the protein MIHTVKAGETLPQIARDYRTPLSSIIVANPGINPNSLYIGQQLMIPGFPNPNTIPYKIEISTDNRWLRLYKNDVLQKQYPIAVGRMLHNTPIGNFIIINKAPNPGGPFGTMWMSLSKEHYGIHGTNDPSSIGHAVSHGCIRMHNQDVEELASIIPIGTSVVIHP
- a CDS encoding ribonuclease J, whose amino-acid sequence is MLKQQKELGGIRLSIKNNILSIFALGGINEIGKNMYVVQYGDDILIIDCGAKFPDESLLGIDLIIPDITYLQENKEKIKALIVTHGHEDHIGGIPYFLKKANVPIYATRFTLGLIELKLKEHKLLRETDLIEIHSDSSLNFGQVDVSFFRTNHSIPDCLGIVFHTPEGNVVHTGDFKFDLTPVNNQFADIHKMAEIGTNGVLALISESTNAERPGLTPSERLVGDHIEEAFLHAERKIIISTFASNVNRIQQIVNATIATDRKLALLGRSMVNVVDVALERGYLNIPEDMLIDAREVKYLSPEEVVVLCTGSQGEPLAALSRLANGNHREVKILPDDTVILASSPIPGNEKGVSRIVDNLFQLGAKVIYGSSSHTGMHVSGHGYQEDLKLMLTLMKPKFFIPIHGEFRMLHQHRLLAESVGVKRGHTFIMKNGDVVDIENTMARQTRKIPSGDTYVDGIGIGEVEGIVLRDRKQLSEDGMLVIVLTLSKTDGTFISEPDTISRGFVYAKNFEELLTKVNFLVKETVNELQEESRQQIHVLKREIKRAVGQYLFTQTKRKPMILPIIIDI
- a CDS encoding XRE family transcriptional regulator, whose amino-acid sequence is MSDFLKLVGEQLRIIRVSKGLSQEEVAERTGKLGFSKGRVSNIEHGQSNITLSTLETLMKALDIAPEELFNFQKLSGVTDIEEKNLMLDIHRSLLRERNLNEVKYVVRITKDFLDTIDSQSKKNSSNGQ
- a CDS encoding radical SAM protein, with translation MRTFKKVYIEITSVCNLACSFCPPTARAKGLIKVEQFNNILDEIRPHTKYIYLHVKGEPLLHPRIDQLLDAAHAKGFKVNITTNGTLIKKNREKLLGKPALRQINFSLHSFDGHEGSENREKYLGDILDFVRAAREYNTIISYRLWNLQKDHITDVAARRNRETLEILENEYSLDYRIEEKVQPGKGVKIAPNIYLNQDHEFRWPSLLAPEDEGKGFCHALRSQAAILVDGTVVPCCLDGEGVINLGNVHEKSFGEIVEGERANNIVDGFSRREAVEELCRKCGYRQKFGME
- a CDS encoding stage V sporulation protein R → MEMNELHQAIDEITEIASGFGLDFFPMRYEICPADIIYTFGAYGMPTRFSHWSFGKQFHKMKLQYDLGLSQIYELVINSNPCYAFLLDTNTLTQNKLIIAHVLAHCDFFKNNVRFSNTRRDMVESMTATAERIAGYERDFGKDEVEKFLDAVLAIQEHIDPSILRPKLSWDTENEIEEEILPTKSPYDDLWNLDNKEKQSSPIRRRIKQFPPKPEKDLLLFLEEHSRELEDWQRDVLTMMREEMLYFWPQLETKIMNEGWASFWHQRIMRELKLTTAETIEYAKLNAGVVQPSKTSINPYYLGVKIFEDIENRFNHPTEEMKKLGVQPNSGREKMFEVREIESDISFIRNYLTKDLAKQEDLYLFQKKGNEYRITDKEHEMVRDQLVSMRVNGGFPYIVVKNGDYLRNGELYLVHGYEGMELDPHYLENVLPYIYQLWGRPVHLETNVDGKPVLYSYDGTKNYKRNV
- a CDS encoding sporulation protein YhbH, whose protein sequence is MTEHENKRYVISQENWSLHRKGHQDQQRHMEKVKDAIKNNLPDLVSEESIVMSNGRDVIKIPIRSLDEYKIRYNYDNSKHVGQGQGDSNVGDVVAREPGRGNQAAGKGKEAGDKPGQDYYEAEVSIEEVQNVLFNELELPNLQQKEKADIKTEKIEFNDIRKKGLMGNVDKKRTILNAIKRNAMQGKPEITPIHNEDLRFKTWDEVEKPESKAVVLAMMDTSGSMGSFEKYCARSFFFWMTKFLRSKYETVEIEFIAHHTEAKVVTEEEFFTKGESGGTICSSAYIKALELIREKYNPSRYNIYPVHFSDGENISMDNEKCLKLVGELMEVSSMFGYGEVNQHNRFSTLMYTYKKIDDPKFRYHILKKKGDVYDALKSFFKKNEE